A genomic region of Leptolyngbya sp. NIES-2104 contains the following coding sequences:
- a CDS encoding MoxR family ATPase — protein MSDLQATFSSLRQALDQIVVGQNALVQQLLVALLSGGHVILEGVPGTGKTLLVKVMAQLVQSEFRRVQLTPDILPSDILGTNIFDLNSRNFVLKKGPVFTQILLADEINRTPPKTQSALLEAMEEQQVTLDGESLPLSEFFWVIATQNSLEFEGTYPLPEAQLDRFLFKLIANYPDPAAEKKMLLNHQAGFQAKRLDLKRIQPLATVEQILKARQLVRSLTVEEPILDYLLSVVQKTRQHPDLVLGASPRSAVAWLNVSKAHAWLAGRNYVTPDDIKAVASPLLRHRLILRPEAQLDGVNVDAVINAILNQVAVPR, from the coding sequence ATGTCCGACCTCCAAGCAACCTTCTCAAGCCTAAGACAAGCTCTTGATCAAATTGTGGTCGGTCAAAATGCACTTGTTCAACAGCTTCTAGTCGCCTTGCTATCGGGGGGACATGTGATTTTAGAGGGCGTTCCGGGAACTGGAAAAACGCTACTCGTCAAAGTCATGGCGCAACTCGTTCAATCAGAGTTTCGCCGCGTTCAGTTAACTCCAGATATCTTACCTTCGGACATTCTCGGCACGAATATTTTTGACCTCAACTCTCGAAATTTTGTGTTAAAAAAAGGTCCTGTTTTCACGCAAATTCTTTTAGCAGATGAGATTAATCGGACTCCACCAAAAACACAATCCGCCCTACTAGAAGCAATGGAAGAACAGCAAGTCACTTTAGATGGCGAGAGTTTACCCTTGTCCGAATTTTTCTGGGTGATTGCAACACAGAATTCATTAGAGTTTGAAGGAACCTACCCGCTCCCAGAAGCACAACTCGATCGATTTCTCTTCAAGCTAATCGCGAACTATCCCGATCCAGCCGCCGAGAAGAAAATGCTGCTGAATCACCAAGCTGGCTTTCAGGCAAAACGGCTGGATTTAAAACGAATTCAGCCCCTAGCAACCGTCGAACAGATTCTAAAAGCGCGGCAACTTGTACGATCACTCACTGTCGAAGAACCAATTCTTGATTATTTACTGTCCGTTGTGCAGAAAACGCGGCAGCATCCTGATCTAGTGTTGGGAGCTTCTCCACGATCGGCGGTTGCTTGGTTGAATGTGAGTAAAGCTCATGCCTGGTTAGCAGGTCGAAACTATGTCACTCCGGATGATATCAAAGCAGTTGCATCTCCATTGTTGCGACATCGATTAATCCTGCGTCCTGAAGCTCAGTTAGATGGCGTGAATGTGGATGCGGTGATTAATGCCATTCTCAATCAAGTTGCTGTGCCACGATAA
- a CDS encoding adenylate/guanylate cyclase domain-containing protein codes for MSDSITVLLIDDQAIISEAIQKMLAPESDIKFHYCNNPLEALKAAKQSNPTVILQDLVMPQMDGLLLVRFLRSRDAPTADVPLIVLSSKEEPVIKAQAFELGANDYLVKLPDRVELIARIRYHSKAYINLLKRQEAEAQLRDENLRQAQYIEQVNKLTTAAVSVEENTFKPEDLGEVSDRSDELGQLSRVFVQMVNTVNNREQELKRLNESFARFFPAEYLRFLRKETVTEVQLGDYVSKTMAVMFSDIRAFTTISESMTPQENFAFVNAYLKRVSPEIRNHYGIIVKFLGDGMMAVFPDGADDAVAAGVAKQLRVQEYNVDRVAQGYLPVQVGIGIHVGHMMLGMVGETNRIQGDAFSDNVNLTSRLEGLTKYYGVSMLISGQTLEYLSNPDQYQFRFLDRAIVKGRNEPITVYEVLDAETEEHREMKQKTRSTYDQGIECYRQQKFDQARSCFESVLAANPADKTARLYVDRVVELLDRGVPEDWTDAWAFSEK; via the coding sequence ATGAGCGATTCCATCACCGTTCTTCTCATTGATGATCAAGCAATCATTAGCGAAGCCATTCAGAAGATGTTGGCTCCCGAATCGGATATTAAGTTTCACTATTGCAACAATCCGTTAGAAGCGCTCAAAGCAGCAAAACAATCTAATCCAACGGTGATTTTGCAAGATTTGGTGATGCCACAGATGGATGGATTGTTACTGGTGCGATTTTTGCGATCGCGAGATGCCCCCACCGCTGATGTCCCTCTGATTGTTTTATCGAGTAAGGAAGAACCTGTAATCAAAGCTCAAGCGTTTGAACTCGGTGCGAATGATTATTTAGTCAAATTGCCCGATCGCGTTGAGTTGATTGCCCGAATTCGCTATCACTCGAAAGCTTATATCAACTTACTCAAGCGTCAGGAAGCGGAAGCACAATTGCGTGATGAGAACTTGCGACAAGCTCAGTACATCGAACAAGTCAATAAGCTGACAACAGCGGCAGTTTCGGTTGAAGAGAACACTTTTAAGCCAGAAGATTTAGGTGAAGTCAGCGATCGATCTGATGAGCTTGGACAACTCTCACGAGTGTTTGTGCAAATGGTGAATACGGTGAACAATCGTGAACAAGAGCTAAAACGTTTAAACGAGTCTTTTGCGCGATTTTTTCCGGCTGAATATCTACGATTTCTACGAAAAGAAACAGTCACCGAAGTACAGCTTGGGGACTATGTGAGTAAAACGATGGCGGTGATGTTTAGTGATATTCGAGCGTTTACAACCATCTCCGAATCGATGACCCCGCAAGAGAACTTCGCTTTTGTCAATGCTTACCTCAAGCGCGTCAGTCCAGAGATTCGCAATCACTACGGCATTATTGTTAAATTCTTGGGCGATGGCATGATGGCAGTGTTTCCCGATGGTGCAGATGATGCGGTTGCGGCGGGCGTTGCAAAACAGCTTCGAGTGCAAGAATACAATGTCGATCGAGTCGCACAAGGATATTTGCCTGTGCAAGTTGGGATTGGGATTCATGTCGGTCACATGATGCTAGGAATGGTAGGCGAAACGAATCGAATTCAAGGCGATGCGTTTTCAGATAACGTGAATCTCACCTCTCGCTTAGAAGGATTGACCAAGTATTACGGCGTATCGATGCTGATTTCTGGACAGACTTTAGAGTATTTGAGCAATCCGGATCAGTATCAATTTCGGTTTCTCGATCGAGCGATCGTCAAAGGTCGAAATGAGCCAATTACAGTCTACGAAGTGCTCGATGCTGAGACAGAAGAGCATCGAGAGATGAAGCAGAAAACTCGATCGACGTATGATCAAGGAATTGAATGCTATCGACAACAGAAGTTTGATCAAGCTAGATCTTGTTTTGAATCCGTTCTAGCAGCGAATCCAGCCGATAAAACCGCAAGGTTATATGTCGATCGTGTGGTGGAATTGCTCGACCGAGGCGTGCCCGAAGATTGGACGGATGCTTGGGCATTTAGTGAAAAATAA
- a CDS encoding chemotaxis response regulator protein-glutamate methylesterase, translating into MRIAIVNDISLAVEALRRTLKQAPQHEIAWVAYNGLEAVNKCVHDRPDLILMDLFMPEMDGVEATKRIMQQSPCAILVVTADVQHSSAKVFEAMGYGALDAVNTPTFGKEDSHLLLSKIHTIGKLIGKTKFVPIQSRVPLIVIGASTGGPKAIVTILSQLPPDFGSAIVIVQHVDVQFAAGMIDWLNQQTALEVRKAKVGDRPTKGIVLFASTNDHLCLQPNGTLTYTPHPISYPYRPSVDVFFKSVAQYWTDRGTAVLLTGMGRDGAEGLKALRQQGWYTIAQNEPSCVVYGMPKAAIDLGAAVDVLSPDAIASVLLHRSHH; encoded by the coding sequence ATGAGAATTGCGATCGTCAATGATATTAGTTTGGCAGTTGAAGCCCTGCGGCGAACCTTAAAACAAGCGCCGCAGCACGAAATTGCTTGGGTTGCCTACAACGGATTAGAAGCTGTGAACAAATGCGTCCACGATCGCCCAGATTTGATTCTGATGGATTTGTTTATGCCAGAAATGGATGGCGTAGAAGCAACTAAACGCATTATGCAGCAATCTCCCTGTGCCATTCTGGTTGTCACTGCGGATGTGCAACATAGTTCCGCAAAAGTATTCGAGGCGATGGGATACGGGGCACTTGATGCCGTCAATACACCGACCTTCGGCAAAGAAGATTCTCATTTATTGCTGTCGAAGATTCACACGATCGGGAAATTGATCGGCAAAACTAAGTTTGTCCCGATTCAGTCCAGAGTCCCGCTGATTGTCATCGGAGCTTCAACCGGAGGACCGAAAGCGATCGTCACGATTTTGTCTCAGTTGCCGCCTGATTTTGGATCAGCGATCGTGATTGTGCAGCACGTCGATGTGCAGTTTGCCGCCGGAATGATCGATTGGTTGAATCAGCAAACTGCTTTGGAAGTCAGAAAAGCAAAAGTTGGCGATCGACCTACCAAAGGAATTGTGTTATTTGCCTCAACGAATGACCATCTTTGTTTGCAGCCAAATGGTACGCTGACTTACACGCCGCATCCGATCAGCTATCCTTACCGTCCTTCGGTTGATGTTTTTTTCAAAAGTGTGGCGCAGTATTGGACGGATCGAGGCACAGCGGTTTTACTTACAGGCATGGGACGCGACGGAGCAGAAGGATTGAAAGCATTACGGCAGCAGGGATGGTACACGATCGCACAAAATGAACCGAGTTGCGTCGTTTATGGAATGCCAAAAGCCGCGATCGATCTCGGTGCAGCGGTCGATGTTTTAAGTCCTGACGCGATCGCATCTGTTTTACTCCATCGTTCTCATCACTAG